From a region of the Mycoplasma miroungigenitalium genome:
- a CDS encoding 2-dehydropantoate 2-reductase → MKILFAGAGALGLRFAYMMHKAGHDIVAIDGWKDHVDAMKKNGLQAIIDGKDEGYLHFPVYHTSEVNQIKDNFELVFVATKAMGLKDMLKTIQPLMNPKTKIICVLNGLGHITTLKQFIAPENILIGTTVWSSGLGGPGVLKTGGSGKMDLKQVEEKNLDYTMQIVEELNKAGLNVNYSQNVYASIWNKAVVNCVLNTMCTLIDCNINEYGSYEHNYEISKAIIDEMALVAKAEDNVDMDKELVHKIVAGTFPIDKQGLHYPSLYQDMKNKRLTEIDYLNGAVARMGKAHNIPTPINAFIAHLIHSKENKNGNK, encoded by the coding sequence ATGAAAATTTTATTTGCTGGAGCTGGTGCTTTAGGTTTAAGATTTGCCTACATGATGCACAAAGCTGGCCACGATATTGTGGCAATTGATGGTTGAAAAGACCACGTCGATGCCATGAAGAAAAATGGTTTACAAGCTATTATCGATGGCAAGGACGAAGGATATTTACATTTCCCTGTTTACCACACAAGTGAAGTTAACCAAATTAAGGATAATTTTGAATTGGTTTTTGTTGCTACTAAAGCTATGGGATTAAAGGATATGTTGAAAACTATACAACCTTTAATGAATCCAAAAACCAAAATCATCTGCGTATTAAACGGTTTAGGACACATCACAACTCTTAAACAATTTATTGCGCCTGAAAATATATTGATCGGTACTACTGTTTGATCATCTGGTTTAGGTGGACCTGGTGTATTGAAAACGGGCGGTAGTGGCAAAATGGATTTAAAACAAGTTGAAGAAAAAAATCTTGATTACACTATGCAAATTGTTGAAGAATTGAATAAAGCAGGTTTGAATGTAAACTATTCGCAAAATGTTTATGCTTCAATTTGAAACAAAGCAGTAGTTAACTGTGTATTGAACACTATGTGTACTTTAATCGACTGCAATATTAATGAATATGGTTCATACGAACACAACTATGAAATATCAAAAGCTATTATTGATGAAATGGCCTTAGTAGCCAAGGCTGAAGATAATGTTGATATGGATAAAGAATTAGTACACAAAATTGTGGCTGGTACATTCCCTATTGACAAACAAGGATTACACTACCCATCACTATATCAAGATATGAAAAACAAACGTTTAACCGAAATTGATTATTTAAACGGAGCTGTAGCACGTATGGGTAAAGCCCACAACATCCCAACGCCTATTAACGCTTTTATCGCTCACTTAATTCATTCAAAAGAAAATAAAAACGGTAATAAATAA
- a CDS encoding amino acid permease: MIQRIVLVFILAVIVYLAITNSRANNIFTTNTQTITPYLIISTILSFIYAFAGVEGLAGLSTEVKTKSFRKYYFIYLTLSLSFI; the protein is encoded by the coding sequence TTGATTCAAAGAATTGTATTGGTATTTATATTAGCGGTTATTGTTTATTTAGCAATTACTAATTCAAGAGCTAATAATATTTTTACAACTAATACTCAAACTATCACGCCCTATTTAATTATTAGTACAATATTAAGTTTCATTTATGCCTTTGCTGGTGTTGAAGGATTGGCGGGGTTAAGTACCGAGGTTAAAACAAAAAGTTTTAGAAAATATTACTTTATCTATTTGACATTATCATTGTCATTTATCTAG
- the rplO gene encoding 50S ribosomal protein L15: MNKNLESLKPTQGARKDKHRVGRGHAAGKGKQAGKGQSGQNKRHGHRPGFEGGQTPWFRRIGKRGFTNVNHVEYQVVNLKDLEERFNENDQVNLETLVKANLIKTNLPVKVLGNGKLTKKLSVSTHAASQTAIDAIEAAGGSFTLL, from the coding sequence ATGAACAAAAATTTAGAATCATTAAAACCAACCCAAGGTGCACGTAAAGACAAACACCGTGTTGGTAGAGGTCACGCCGCTGGTAAAGGTAAACAAGCTGGTAAAGGTCAATCAGGTCAAAATAAACGTCACGGACACAGACCAGGATTTGAAGGTGGACAAACACCTTGATTCCGTCGTATTGGTAAACGCGGTTTCACAAACGTTAACCACGTTGAATACCAAGTTGTTAATTTAAAAGATTTAGAAGAACGATTTAACGAAAACGATCAAGTTAATTTAGAAACCCTAGTTAAAGCTAATTTAATCAAAACAAACCTACCTGTTAAAGTTTTAGGTAACGGTAAACTTACTAAAAAACTTTCAGTATCTACACACGCCGCTTCTCAAACAGCTATCGACGCTATCGAAGCAGCTGGTGGATCATTCACATTACTTTAA
- the rpsE gene encoding 30S ribosomal protein S5, whose translation MTDNINQTQAAPTQEVVKPQEKAQNDAKPVRKQQTRERRQPRRRNDSFQNEFSEKVISISRVSKTVKGGRRFSFSTFVVVGDKKGRVGFGHGKANEVPDSIKKAVKDAKNNLISLPILNGTVPHQNEAKFLASKVLLKPAAKGTGIVASSTVRAVVELAGYTDVYSKTYGSRSKSNIVRATLKALTQMRTPEQIADIRGKDVKDLL comes from the coding sequence ATGACAGATAACATTAATCAAACACAAGCAGCCCCAACTCAAGAAGTTGTAAAACCTCAAGAAAAAGCTCAAAACGACGCAAAACCTGTTCGTAAACAACAAACTCGTGAACGTAGACAACCAAGAAGAAGAAACGATTCATTCCAAAACGAATTTAGTGAAAAAGTAATTTCAATTTCTAGAGTATCTAAAACCGTTAAGGGTGGACGTAGATTCTCATTCTCAACCTTTGTGGTTGTTGGCGACAAAAAAGGACGTGTTGGATTTGGTCACGGAAAAGCAAATGAAGTTCCTGACTCAATCAAAAAAGCAGTTAAAGACGCTAAAAACAATTTAATCTCATTACCTATTCTAAACGGTACAGTACCACACCAAAACGAAGCTAAATTCTTGGCTTCTAAAGTATTATTGAAACCTGCTGCTAAAGGTACCGGGATTGTTGCTTCATCAACTGTACGTGCAGTTGTTGAATTGGCTGGTTACACTGACGTATATTCAAAAACATACGGTTCACGTTCAAAATCTAACATTGTTAGAGCAACCTTAAAAGCCTTAACCCAAATGAGAACACCAGAACAAATTGCTGACATTAGAGGCAAAGACGTCAAAGACTTACTATAA
- the rplR gene encoding 50S ribosomal protein L18, translating into MAQLSRNQARQKKHLRERQSIIGTSVKPRLCVFKSHQNFYAQLIDDSKGVTLASVSTLVKGQFAGNIESAKKAGELMGEKIKALKLTEIVFDRSGYVYHGRVKAFAEAVRQTAQGVKF; encoded by the coding sequence ATGGCTCAATTATCAAGAAATCAAGCACGTCAAAAGAAACATTTACGTGAACGTCAATCAATTATTGGCACCAGCGTGAAACCTCGTTTATGCGTTTTCAAATCACACCAAAACTTTTATGCGCAATTAATTGATGACTCTAAAGGTGTTACATTAGCTAGTGTATCAACATTAGTTAAAGGACAATTTGCAGGAAACATCGAATCAGCTAAAAAAGCTGGTGAATTAATGGGTGAAAAAATCAAAGCTCTTAAATTAACTGAAATCGTATTTGACCGTTCAGGTTACGTATACCACGGTCGTGTTAAAGCATTCGCTGAAGCAGTTAGACAAACCGCACAAGGAGTTAAATTCTAA
- the rplF gene encoding 50S ribosomal protein L6: MSRVGNRILTIPAGVEVTLDGTKFSAKGKLGTLEANFSPLIAIKIEENKISTLRANEEKSTKQLHGTTNALISNMLIGVSEGFKRELVIKGVGYKAVLKGQQLELAVGKSHLELLDIPADVKVELPKPTEITLSSISKESVGQFAAIVRATRKPSPYSGKGIAYKDEVIRRKEGKTAAK, from the coding sequence ATGTCACGTGTAGGAAACAGAATCTTAACAATCCCTGCTGGTGTTGAAGTAACATTAGATGGAACCAAATTTAGCGCAAAAGGTAAATTGGGTACTCTAGAAGCAAACTTTTCACCACTTATTGCTATCAAAATTGAAGAAAACAAAATTAGCACACTAAGAGCAAACGAAGAAAAATCAACCAAACAATTACACGGAACCACTAACGCTTTAATTTCAAACATGTTAATCGGTGTTAGTGAAGGTTTCAAAAGAGAATTAGTAATTAAAGGGGTTGGTTACAAAGCGGTTCTAAAAGGACAACAATTAGAATTAGCTGTTGGTAAATCACACCTTGAATTATTAGACATTCCTGCTGATGTTAAAGTTGAATTACCAAAACCAACTGAAATTACATTATCATCAATTTCAAAAGAAAGCGTTGGCCAATTCGCTGCCATCGTTCGTGCAACCAGAAAACCAAGCCCTTACTCAGGTAAAGGCATTGCTTACAAAGACGAAGTTATTCGTCGTAAAGAAGGGAAAACTGCTGCGAAGTAG
- the rpsH gene encoding 30S ribosomal protein S8, protein MFITDPISDMIVRIKNANQRKFKTVNIPFSSKKAKILDILLSEGYIQAVNVKGEGIEKTLEVSLKYKGTQRAIIDFKRISKPGLRVYSSAQDLPTVLSGYGTAIVSTSKGMMTEKQARKENVGGEVIAIIW, encoded by the coding sequence ATGTTTATTACAGATCCAATCTCAGATATGATTGTGCGTATTAAAAACGCCAACCAAAGAAAATTTAAAACAGTAAACATTCCATTCTCAAGCAAAAAAGCTAAAATCCTTGACATTCTATTATCTGAAGGTTACATTCAAGCCGTAAACGTTAAAGGAGAAGGCATTGAAAAAACTTTAGAAGTTAGCCTAAAATACAAAGGAACTCAAAGAGCAATCATTGATTTCAAACGTATTTCTAAACCGGGTCTAAGAGTTTATTCTTCAGCTCAAGACCTACCTACAGTATTATCAGGTTATGGTACAGCTATTGTGTCTACTTCAAAAGGCATGATGACTGAAAAACAAGCACGTAAGGAAAATGTTGGCGGTGAAGTTATCGCTATCATTTGATAG
- a CDS encoding type Z 30S ribosomal protein S14: MAKVSLKVKQKKHAKFSTRAYTRCEICGRPHAVLRKFKICRICFRVKAHAGQIPGYKKASW; this comes from the coding sequence ATGGCTAAAGTTTCGTTAAAAGTTAAACAAAAGAAACACGCGAAATTTTCAACACGTGCTTACACACGTTGTGAAATTTGTGGTCGTCCACACGCTGTTTTAAGAAAATTTAAAATCTGCCGTATTTGTTTCCGTGTTAAAGCACACGCCGGACAAATTCCAGGATATAAGAAAGCGAGTTGATAA
- the rplE gene encoding 50S ribosomal protein L5 yields the protein MMNLKKHYLEKVVPALMDEFKFKSIMQVPRLEKIVLNMTAGREVTNSKAIEEVLNELTLISSQKPYQTVARKSNASWKLREGMPMGGKVTLRREKMWDFLEKLIHISMPRIRDFRGANPKAFDGRGNYSLGIKEEIIFPEIDFDKIRRIKGLDVQLITTTNSDVEAKRMLELIGIRFAKGDK from the coding sequence ATTATGAACTTAAAGAAACACTATTTAGAAAAAGTCGTACCTGCATTAATGGACGAATTCAAATTTAAATCAATTATGCAAGTACCTCGTCTTGAAAAAATTGTTTTAAATATGACCGCAGGTAGAGAAGTTACAAACTCAAAAGCAATTGAAGAAGTTTTAAACGAATTAACACTAATTTCTAGCCAAAAACCTTACCAAACAGTTGCTAGAAAATCAAACGCATCATGAAAATTAAGAGAAGGCATGCCTATGGGGGGTAAAGTTACTCTACGTAGAGAAAAAATGTGAGACTTTTTGGAAAAATTAATTCACATTTCAATGCCTCGTATCCGTGATTTCCGTGGGGCAAACCCTAAAGCCTTCGATGGCAGAGGAAATTACTCATTAGGAATTAAAGAAGAAATCATTTTCCCAGAAATTGATTTCGACAAAATCAGAAGAATCAAAGGATTAGACGTACAATTAATTACTACAACAAACTCAGATGTTGAAGCTAAAAGAATGCTTGAATTAATTGGAATTAGATTTGCTAAAGGAGATAAATAA
- the rplX gene encoding 50S ribosomal protein L24, with product MKFKVNDEVVVISGTHKWSQGRIIRINSKNNQVFIKDVNMQIKHKKPSQASDGAIKKQEGPIHVSNIAVIAKKGTKTTAPTISRIGYQIDKNGQKTRIIKKTNKEY from the coding sequence ATGAAATTTAAAGTAAACGACGAAGTTGTTGTAATTTCAGGTACTCATAAATGATCACAAGGACGTATCATCCGTATCAACTCTAAAAATAACCAAGTTTTCATTAAAGACGTTAACATGCAAATCAAACACAAAAAACCTTCACAAGCCTCAGATGGTGCTATCAAGAAACAAGAAGGCCCAATTCACGTATCAAACATCGCAGTAATAGCTAAAAAAGGAACTAAAACAACCGCTCCTACAATTTCAAGAATCGGTTATCAAATCGATAAAAATGGTCAAAAAACAAGAATTATCAAGAAAACTAATAAGGAATATTAA